The proteins below come from a single Halomicroarcula saliterrae genomic window:
- a CDS encoding DUF7094 domain-containing protein, with product MRPLPSLLVALLFVAATVIPVAGIHPATERTETVTGPVQSVTAVDNTTNQLTVPADAVRRSNYNETGIDISTSAEAWSAQLHHRHDSLAFEAQFRQTESNLKRSQLIDTRLATIEAKHRALDRRQDTAVSRYARGEISPKEFLRTRLVIHAEATELLETLDRVAAVPDAAPDYTPADSLTTRLRTTEGELKTLTGPIGSRLQSGVAASDSGPIYLEASDSGYTLATVAGDQYVRETRLDDARNGTLPDEFLSTAVNDGNPGTDRLDIAGERAANLYPWLYERQRPSFTFYGTSGIYELTANHPNGELTAYLDGGTTDIFYEQQFRDLSNVRTRGTEQNVTDSLRVTVQRSSDTGPLLVSAANNETGAVVDGRVLIDGRSVGTTGSDGLLWTVEPRGSYTVTVATDSSRTNVTVRDI from the coding sequence ATGCGCCCGCTCCCCTCCCTCCTCGTCGCGTTGCTGTTCGTCGCCGCGACGGTCATCCCGGTCGCTGGTATCCACCCGGCGACAGAACGGACTGAGACGGTAACGGGTCCCGTCCAGAGTGTCACGGCTGTCGATAATACCACCAACCAGCTCACCGTTCCGGCCGACGCGGTCCGTCGGTCGAACTACAACGAGACCGGCATCGATATCAGCACGTCCGCCGAGGCGTGGTCGGCACAGCTCCACCACCGCCACGACTCGCTCGCGTTCGAAGCGCAGTTTCGGCAGACGGAGTCGAACCTGAAGCGGTCACAGCTCATCGATACCCGGCTCGCGACTATCGAGGCGAAACACCGGGCGCTCGACCGCCGGCAGGACACCGCGGTGAGTCGGTACGCCCGGGGGGAGATATCGCCGAAGGAGTTCCTCAGGACTCGGCTCGTCATCCACGCCGAGGCGACCGAACTTCTCGAAACGCTCGACCGCGTCGCCGCGGTCCCGGACGCCGCGCCCGACTACACGCCGGCCGACTCGCTGACGACTCGACTGCGAACCACGGAGGGTGAGCTCAAGACGCTCACCGGCCCGATCGGGAGCCGACTTCAGTCGGGTGTCGCGGCTTCCGACAGCGGGCCGATCTATCTCGAAGCGTCGGACAGCGGGTATACGCTCGCGACCGTGGCCGGCGACCAGTACGTCCGCGAGACCCGACTCGACGACGCGCGCAACGGCACCCTCCCCGACGAGTTCCTCAGTACGGCGGTCAACGACGGGAACCCGGGGACCGACCGGCTGGACATCGCCGGCGAGCGCGCGGCGAACCTGTACCCGTGGCTCTACGAGCGACAGCGGCCCAGCTTCACCTTCTATGGTACGTCTGGCATCTACGAGCTCACGGCCAACCACCCGAACGGCGAGCTGACCGCGTATCTCGACGGCGGAACGACAGACATCTTCTACGAGCAGCAGTTCCGAGACCTCTCCAACGTCCGGACGCGGGGGACCGAGCAGAACGTCACCGACTCACTCCGGGTCACCGTCCAGCGGTCCAGTGACACCGGTCCGCTGCTCGTCTCCGCCGCGAACAACGAGACCGGCGCGGTCGTCGACGGCCGCGTGCTAATCGACGGCCGGTCTGTCGGCACGACCGGGAGCGACGGCCTGCTCTGGACCGTCGAGCCGCGGGGCAGCTACACCGTAACCGTCGCGACCGATTCGAGCAGAACCAACGTCACCGTCCGAGACATCTGA